The stretch of DNA GAGCCTGTCCGGGCAAGGGTTTGAGCTGGTCCGGAACCTGATGCGCATCAACGGTTTCCTGGGCGAGCTGGTGGAACTGCCGCTGCTGATGAACGAGTTCAGCTACAACTTCGCCCTCTACGGGGAGCCGTCCGAAACGGAACCGTGGGGGTGGCAGCTCTTTGGCCACCACGCGGCGCTGAACTGCCTGGTGGCCGGCACTCAGCTGGTCATCTCGCCGGTGTTCATGGGGGCCGAGCCGGACATGATCGACGCCGGCCCGCACCGGGGCGTGAAGGTGTTCAAGGAACGCATCGCCCTGGCCCGGCAGCTGATGGGAGCACTGCCGGCCGAGCTCCGTTCACGTGCAGTGTCCTACGGCGCCATGGTTGACCCGGCGATGCCCGAGGGCCGGATCCACCCCGGCGACGAGCGGCACCTGGGCGGCTGCTTCCAGGACAACAGGGTGATCCCGTACGAGGGCATCCTGGTGGCGGACATGCCGGCGGAAGCCCGCGAACTCCTGGACGCCGTGGTGGACGACTTCATCGGCTACCTTCCGGACGGACCCCGCGCGGCCCGCCGTCGGGAAATCCAGGAGCAGTACGGCGAGACGTACTTCAGCTGGATCGGCGGCTGGGAGGGGGAGGATGCGTTCTACCTCCGCCTCCAGAGCCCGGTGGTGGTGCTGGAACTGGACCACCACACCGGGGTGTTCCTCAGCAACGATGAACCGGCCCCGTTCCACATGCACACCGTGGTCCGCACCCCCAACGGCAACGACTACGGCCGCGAACTCGTCAGGCAGGCCACCCCCTGACCCGCGGAAGGGCCCGTGGCCGGTGGTTGCCACAGGACATCGCAACTCTGTAACAACCACCGGACCGTGCCCTTCTTACCCGATGTGGGACTGCTGTCCCGGTTACGGTGGGAGGACATACAGGCCAAAAGGGGGAAGCTTGTGGATATCGAAAGAATTGTTTACCTGGGCGTTATAGCGGTGATCGTTGCTGTGGCCTGGTTTGTCCTGGTTCCGCGGACCGCCTCGACGTCGGAAGGCCTGCTCTACGCTTTCCTGGCGGTTGGTGCAGCTGCAGCTCTTCGGCTGTGGTTCACCGCTGCAGTACGGCGCCGTGAGCTGAAGAAGCACTTGCAATGAACGGTCATTGAACAGCAGAAGGCCCGGATTTCCTTTCGGAAGTCCGGGCCTTCGTCATGTCCGTTTAGGGGATGTCCAGGGCTGCGCGGCGCTGCGGCGGGGGCCCGACGACGGTCAGGTCCATCTCCGCCTGGGCGCGGCCGAAGCCTTCCATGTCCATGTACGGCTCGCCGCCCTCGGTGTACATGTAGTCCTCGGTGGGCTTGTTGAAGTACTCGAAGAAGCCGTTGAAGACGGACGGTGTCAGGAAGCCCACCATCTGGGTGTTGTGGGCGTCGAACGCGAACGAGTGGATGGTGCCGGCGGGGGCGTGCAGGAAGTCCCCCTTGGTCAGCAGTACCTCGCGGCCGTTGGCGTAGAGCCACATCCGGCCCTCGGTGCAGAGGAAGTTCTCCGTGTGCTCGGAGTGGAAGTGCAGCGGGATGTAGGGCGACTTGGCGCCCTTGGTGTGCACGGCGAAGTAGTTGGAGCCGGTGTTGGCCGGGCGGGACAGGTAGGTGAACATCGTCTGGTAACTGACCAGCCGCTCACCCTCCCCGGTACTGAGGAAGTACGGGCTCTGCGTGGGCGGCAGGCCGGCGTCGTGCTTGAACGATGGCGCCACGCGCTCCACGTCCGGGAACGTGATACCGAACTCGGCACCCACCTCTGCCTGCTCCTGCAGGCTTGCTTTGTGGCCGGGGCGGACCGGCGGGACGTGCGAATCGATGGGCGTGCCCACCCGCTCGTAGTACGCCTCGCCGCCGCCGGGCGTCATCCAGTTCAGGAACCGGGTGTAATGGCTGGCCATGCGGTAGGCGTGCGGCGTGTTCGGCGGGATGACCACCGAATCGCCGGGAGTGAGGATGCGGCTTTCGCCGGGCAGCCAGACGTGCAGGATGCCGTCGAAGACGTAGAGGGTCTTGTGCTCGATGGCGTGGCTGACGAACGGGGACTCCGCGCCCATGCCGCCCGAGATGTAGGCGGCGCTGAAAATACCGCCGGTGTCAGCAGCCCGGGCGATGACCGTGACCAGCTGGCCGTTGATTTCATACCTGGCGCCCTCGCCGGAGGCCATGTAGTACGGGACGGCCTCGCCCGGCAGCGCATTGGCCACCGGCAGCTGCTTGTTCATTTCCTCCACGCTGAGGGACATCGGTTCCTTCTTTCGGGTCGCCCGGCACGGCCGGAGAGTGAGTCCCCACCAGCATGACGGACTGTCTGCCGCGCGTCAGGCCAGATTTTCATTCAATGAACAGTCCGGTTCCGGCGCGCGGCTACAGCGTGGGAAGCAGGAACGCCGGCTCTGGCCGGTGCACGCCGCGGGGG from Pseudarthrobacter chlorophenolicus A6 encodes:
- a CDS encoding DUF3500 domain-containing protein → MPTPSFRDYLFAPDHPRVAEIRGLNARDYAEAAKTDSFAGPMIEGWQKLYPQPFTGITSDGVRRGGLFPLAAARPGEEAPTADMVAAARKLLGTLTPEQARKLSYAVDAPEWQSWANPEFMQHDTGLRLDELGGPARDAILGVVEASLSGQGFELVRNLMRINGFLGELVELPLLMNEFSYNFALYGEPSETEPWGWQLFGHHAALNCLVAGTQLVISPVFMGAEPDMIDAGPHRGVKVFKERIALARQLMGALPAELRSRAVSYGAMVDPAMPEGRIHPGDERHLGGCFQDNRVIPYEGILVADMPAEARELLDAVVDDFIGYLPDGPRAARRREIQEQYGETYFSWIGGWEGEDAFYLRLQSPVVVLELDHHTGVFLSNDEPAPFHMHTVVRTPNGNDYGRELVRQATP
- a CDS encoding quercetin 2,3-dioxygenase, translated to MSLSVEEMNKQLPVANALPGEAVPYYMASGEGARYEINGQLVTVIARAADTGGIFSAAYISGGMGAESPFVSHAIEHKTLYVFDGILHVWLPGESRILTPGDSVVIPPNTPHAYRMASHYTRFLNWMTPGGGEAYYERVGTPIDSHVPPVRPGHKASLQEQAEVGAEFGITFPDVERVAPSFKHDAGLPPTQSPYFLSTGEGERLVSYQTMFTYLSRPANTGSNYFAVHTKGAKSPYIPLHFHSEHTENFLCTEGRMWLYANGREVLLTKGDFLHAPAGTIHSFAFDAHNTQMVGFLTPSVFNGFFEYFNKPTEDYMYTEGGEPYMDMEGFGRAQAEMDLTVVGPPPQRRAALDIP